One window of the Deltaproteobacteria bacterium RBG_16_64_85 genome contains the following:
- a CDS encoding tRNA dihydrouridine synthase DusB encodes MDFRGKLILAPLAGITDTTFRLLCRENGADVVLTEMASAKGLLMQPARTRQFLEYCEDERPVGAQLFGASPAEMGEAAARVRELGFDFVDINMGCPVRKVTSGGAGAAILADPGRAGGLAAAAVRGGGGIPVTVKIRSGFGKESETFREVAREVFAAGAAAVTLHPRTRGQMFSGRADWGQIAALKSEFPDRVIIGNGDVRTASDAARMIAETGCDAVMVGRAALGNPWIFRAMRRELLAPVGHKAALPSPGPSPEERRALILRHGEEMHRRHGDAGIREMRKHLAWYSRGIQGAAAFRGALVRVSTLDEFRAAVGRFF; translated from the coding sequence ATGGATTTCCGGGGGAAACTGATCCTGGCGCCGCTGGCCGGGATCACGGACACTACGTTTCGCCTCTTGTGCCGGGAGAACGGGGCCGACGTCGTCCTCACCGAAATGGCCTCTGCGAAAGGGCTGCTGATGCAGCCGGCGAGGACACGGCAATTCCTCGAATATTGCGAGGATGAGCGGCCTGTCGGAGCGCAGCTCTTCGGAGCCTCGCCCGCGGAGATGGGCGAGGCCGCCGCCAGGGTCCGGGAGCTGGGCTTCGATTTCGTCGACATCAACATGGGGTGCCCGGTCCGGAAGGTCACCTCGGGTGGGGCGGGGGCGGCGATCCTCGCCGACCCCGGGCGGGCGGGCGGGCTCGCGGCGGCGGCTGTTCGCGGAGGAGGAGGCATTCCCGTCACCGTGAAGATCCGCTCCGGGTTCGGCAAGGAGTCGGAGACCTTCCGGGAGGTGGCGAGGGAGGTCTTCGCGGCCGGTGCGGCTGCGGTCACCCTCCACCCTCGCACCCGCGGCCAGATGTTCTCCGGCCGAGCCGACTGGGGGCAGATCGCCGCTCTGAAATCGGAATTTCCCGACCGGGTGATCATCGGCAACGGAGACGTCCGAACGGCTTCGGACGCCGCCCGGATGATCGCCGAGACCGGATGCGACGCCGTGATGGTCGGGCGGGCCGCCCTGGGCAACCCGTGGATCTTCCGGGCGATGCGGCGGGAGCTGCTCGCCCCGGTCGGGCACAAAGCCGCGCTTCCTTCCCCCGGCCCCTCTCCCGAGGAACGCCGGGCCCTGATCCTGAGGCACGGGGAGGAGATGCACCGCCGCCACGGAGACGCGGGGATCCGCGAGATGCGAAAGCACCTGGCGTGGTACAGCCGGGGGATCCAGGGGGCTGCCGCGTTCCGCGGCGCGCTGGTGAGGGTTTCCACCCTCGACGAATTCCGGGCCGCCGTCGGGCGTTTCTTTTGA